In the genome of Daucus carota subsp. sativus chromosome 9, DH1 v3.0, whole genome shotgun sequence, the window ATTTTCTGTCAGCCGCAACAAACTTTTGGGTCCGATTCCAGATTCCATTCTCAATTTGAAAGGATTGGAAAAATTGGACGTGAGTAATAATTATTTGGAGATGCATATTCCGAATGGGATTGGAACCTTGTTTCACATTTCCATTTTGGAATTGAGTGGGAATAGTATCACAGGATTAATTCCACCATCAATACGGAACTTGAGCAAATTGGAAACCCTTCAGCTGGAAGATAACATGCTTTCAGGAGAAATTCCCTCCTGGTTATTTGACATCGAGAGTTTGAAGAATTTGTATCTTGGACGAAACAAATTCATTTGGAATAACAACGTCAAAATAGTTCCCAAGTGTATGCTTTCACAACTCTCTCTGAAATCATGTAAAATTTCTGCAGACCTTCCGGAATGGATTTCCACTCAAAAGAATCTTAATTTACTCGAACTGAGTGATAATCAGCTCACAGGAAACTTCCCACTTTGGATTGCAGAGATGGAAATCGAAAGTCTACTACTGGCACGGAACAAACTAACTGGGTCAATACCTTTCCCCCTTTTTCAGTCTCACAATTTATCCGTATTGGATCTTTCAAGAAACAACTTTTCAGGGGAGTTGCCACAAAATATTGGTCATGCTTTGAAGATGACGGTACTGATGCTTTCTAGAAACAATTTTTCAGGGTCGATCCCCAAATCCATTGTAGATATCCCTTCACTAATTCTGCTAGACTTGTCAAGAAACAGACTCTCTGGCAACACACTCCCGGTTTTTGGTCCTTATTGGTCACCAGCATATGTTGATCTCTCCTCTAATGAACTATCCGGTGACATTCCTGTGTCATATTTCAGTAGAATTAGTATTCTTGCACTAGGGAAAAATAAGTTCTCTGGAAGCTTACCTAGGAACCTCACAAATGTTCAAATTACTGAATATCTTGATCTACATGACAACAATATTACAGGTTATTTTCCAGATTTTATTTCACAGTTCTCCAACCTTCAGGTTCTGAGTTTACGTAACAACTCGCTACATGGCTCATTGCCATCCAACTCTTTCTACAACGGAAGAAGCCTCCAAATTCTTGATCTCTCAAGTAATAATCTTGTTGGAAGTATCCCTTCTGAGTTGGGAAATCTGTCGGGAATGAGTGGAATCGATGAAGTATATTCAGTATCCGATAGTATAGGTGAAATAGAGTTGAACTGGATCGAGGCCACAGTTTCATTATTCAGTGGCATGTACACCATTGAAATCGAGATGAATGATTTAACAGTGAACTGGAAGAATGCGATGCAAGGTCTCTCAAGTCATAACCGACGTATTTATACTTTACTAGACTTGTCGAACAATAAGTTTTCAGGTGATGTTCCAGATTCATTAGGAAACCTCAAAGGACTGAAGCTACTCAACCTCTCCTACAATAAACTCTCAGGATATATACCACAAAGTTTTGGAGATCTACAAAGTATAGAGACATTGGACCTTTCTAACAACAATATCTCTGGTACAATTCCACAATCATTCAGTAAGCTAAAACAACTGTCTGTGCTAGATGTGAGCAACAACAAGCTAAGTGGCAAAATCCCACGAGGAGGACAAATGGACACAATAAATGATCTGAGTTATTTTGCTAACAACAGTGGACTGTGTGGGATGCAAATCAAGGTCAAATGTTCCGAAGATGAGCCAACACCAGACGATGTGCAAGAAGAGGATGATGATGTTGAACAAGAGCCATGGTTCCTGTGGACAGGAGCGTGGATTGGATTCCCCCTTGGCTTCATTTCATCAGTATTAACAGCCTTTCTTAGTGGGTATTTTGTTATACCAACACCAAAATACCACTCAATTCACTATAGGCACTGATGAAACCACACTGTTGTTCACAATCTTCCTATACACTTAAATGTAACATAATGTTGTGTTTTAGTAATTATTTATCTACTATCGATGAAGGGGAGCGCAAAAACAATGTAACCAAACTCTTGGCGAGGAGAACTATTTACTGCAGTAACTATTAAgcttcttcacttttctttaaCTCTCTTTGCAGACATACTTAGCTAATCAACTCGAACCATGTCATTTTTGCCATCCGAAAACCGGTTATTCCATCCAAGATTAAAGAGTGGATCCGATATCTGGTCTTAGTCGTTCGTTGTCATGATGATGTGATGATATCGGAGAAACACTGTATGGTTTGTAACATGAAATTACATGAAAATTCTGTAAACAACTAATCAAAGACTattctatcaaaaaaaaaaaaacctaatcGGTAGACTataagaaaaggaaaagaaaagtcaTTAGCGAGCAGTTAATATATTCTTAGGTATTGAGTAATTACTACTATGCTGAGCATATATATCTCAGTTGACTCACTCGGAGACCTGGAAGTTAAATGTAAAGACTCTTAATTCAACAATAACAGCCATTCTGTTAAAATCAACTCTGCTTCATAAACCAGTAAAACAAAGTAGAAGCCGTAGAAGTTTTACATTTCAAACCAAAATCAGTTACAGTTTAAGAAAGTTCCTAGGTTCTTACATTCTCACATTAATGACCAGACTTTGAAAAACAAGCGAGGACAACAATGAGCAAGCCACTGAGCCTGATCAAAATAATAGTCCCTTTGATTTTCATGATAACGCCATGCGTGGTGTCTTCTCCTGCTCATCAGAAACAATCCCTTCTCCACTTCAAATCTTCCTTACTCATATTCTACGAAACCTCGAACTCATCTTCTTTTGGAATGGAGTCATGGAACTCCATTTCTGATTGTTGTACCTGGAATAGAGTTGTTTGCAGTTCGCATTCCCATCACATTACAGCTCTACACCTCGACAATATCCCTCTTTCAAACTACTTTCATGGTCCAGATTCAAGAATTTTGGACCCCATTTATGGAATTAGATCTCCTTTAATTGGATTGAAGGCGAAATTCCAGGCAAAGGATTGGCTAATCGCACCAAACTAATTAAAATCTCTGttatagttttatattaatttgacaAATATTAGAAACACTTGAGCAAATTAGAAACACTTCTCCTCGATGATAATATGCTTTCTGGAGAAATCCCCTCTCGTTTATTTGACATTGAGAGTCTCCGAATTTTGAATCTTGGAGGAAACAGATTGATTTGGAACAACAATGTCAAATTAGTTCTCAAGTGTATGCTTTCTCAACTATCTCTCAAATCATGTAAAATTTCCGGAGACATTCCAGAATGGATTTCCACCCAAAAAAATCTTGATATGCTAGAACTAAGTGACAATCAGCTCACTGGAAAATTCCCCCTTTGGCTTGCGGAGATGGAAATTAAAAGTATAATACTGTCACGTAATCAGCTTACTGGATCAATTCCTTCTCGCCTTCTTCAAAATTCGAATTCATCAGTTTTGGCTCTTTCAAAAAATGATTTCTCGGGGAAGCTACCAGAAAATATAGGTGATGCTAATAAGATCAAAGTACTTATGCTTTCTGGAAACAATTTTTCAGGGCTCATCCCGAAATCCATAGCAAATATTTCTCAACTATTGCTACTGGACTTGTCGAGAAATAGATTCTCTGGCAACGCATTTCCAATTGCTAGTACTCTTAAATGCTCGCTATTCTATGTTGATCTGTCCTCTAATGAACTATCTGGTGACATTCCTTCATTTTTTTGTGCAAAAACTAGCATAGTTGCACTAGGGAAAAATAAGTTCTCTGGCATTTTGCCTAGGGACCTCATGAATCTGAGATGGCTTGAATATCTTGATCTCCATGACAACAACATAACAGGT includes:
- the LOC108201438 gene encoding receptor-like protein 46; the encoded protein is MAKLLSMIKLLVRLSFIFLVVPCLCCPAYQKQSLLHFKSSLLNNYHTSNSSSFGLESWDSISDCCKWTRVVCSSYSRDITALHLGDLHMHGEYSPVDIRILDPIFDIRSLRFLNISHTGIEGEISGEGLANLTKLTYLDMSQNGLNGSIPAQLFQLRFLQSLDLSDNSLKDGLSREIGKLENLRSLKLDRNSIDGNIPVQIGNLTRLQKFSVSRNKLLGPIPDSILNLKGLEKLDVSNNYLEMHIPNGIGTLFHISILELSGNSITGLIPPSIRNLSKLETLQLEDNMLSGEIPSWLFDIESLKNLYLGRNKFIWNNNVKIVPKCMLSQLSLKSCKISADLPEWISTQKNLNLLELSDNQLTGNFPLWIAEMEIESLLLARNKLTGSIPFPLFQSHNLSVLDLSRNNFSGELPQNIGHALKMTVLMLSRNNFSGSIPKSIVDIPSLILLDLSRNRLSGNTLPVFGPYWSPAYVDLSSNELSGDIPVSYFSRISILALGKNKFSGSLPRNLTNVQITEYLDLHDNNITGYFPDFISQFSNLQVLSLRNNSLHGSLPSNSFYNGRSLQILDLSSNNLVGSIPSELGNLSGMSGIDEVYSVSDSIGEIELNWIEATVSLFSGMYTIEIEMNDLTVNWKNAMQGLSSHNRRIYTLLDLSNNKFSGDVPDSLGNLKGLKLLNLSYNKLSGYIPQSFGDLQSIETLDLSNNNISGTIPQSFSKLKQLSVLDVSNNKLSGKIPRGGQMDTINDLSYFANNSGLCGMQIKVKCSEDEPTPDDVQEEDDDVEQEPWFLWTGAWIGFPLGFISSVLTAFLSGYFVIPTPKYHSIHYRH